One Pararhizobium sp. IMCC3301 DNA segment encodes these proteins:
- a CDS encoding HD domain-containing phosphohydrolase, with translation MKGREISKLAQILTVCDIFGALAEKRSYRKPQTPEQAIQILMGMAQFGKVNYGVLCTLARAVGVENSDKRSGAPVSSEHSLMVSRASTWPLLV, from the coding sequence CTGAAGGGCAGGGAAATCAGTAAGTTGGCGCAAATTCTGACCGTCTGCGACATTTTCGGTGCCCTTGCGGAAAAGCGTTCGTATAGAAAACCGCAAACGCCGGAGCAGGCCATTCAGATTTTGATGGGCATGGCCCAATTCGGAAAAGTCAATTATGGTGTGCTATGTACGCTTGCCCGCGCCGTCGGTGTCGAAAATTCAGACAAGCGGTCAGGCGCACCCGTGTCGTCGGAGCATTCCCTGATGGTCAGTCGTGCCTCAACCTGGCCGC